A portion of the Podospora pseudoanserina strain CBS 124.78 chromosome 2, whole genome shotgun sequence genome contains these proteins:
- a CDS encoding hypothetical protein (EggNog:ENOG503Q4N7; COG:B), which translates to MTTAVKRACDACHRRKVKCDGINPCRHCSASQLACTYNAIPQKKGPKGSRAKVINELKENQRQTSLSSKQNPSNSPSLAPTPRLLTKEMINACVEFFFANLYPTMPILDRQRLEQDIMYMEQNIDSYCLLTSLCAFVSLQPGMVMPNMGMSSMSDPFNPDMMFGGGNILTCTLLMEETIRVRKSEDYAASRTINTLCTDFFLFAVHHGLEMHDKAWFYLREATTLAHLSRMNEETQYMQYDSNDAARCRRLYWLLFVTERAYALQHRRPMTLEATINLPAHADPSNPHSHHIPSFLRQIQLFHSFDHGLLSMWMKTKRECSDSYLTSLEKQLQEVLPPYLNDTQAQLNEMSINLHWLKDMAWKLGLANNNGHDAELSYSFLPMVAHFPGNLGLQGFGFLEKLLSITYDLSEALSMQPAPRTPFTPGPHDQLRKILNIVTTLRNGQHHFLPLLLSKIHAALPKMASPMLQNAPESAACNIDIFDGFGNAGMAQPPVYSHESYDNKFSIPRIEDHNSSDSNSPNNITPPSSNDMNSPFVSSPPIMSPGGMDLPHGMPSDFTSMPEMVMSPMSHAPPTSLGATVGMNNHQTQHTPLSPFPNLGSQMQGMSNHNINPPPNIGLASQMHLPQPMGGTIGSNIGSNMMSRPQAQQRTSSFALGPTPIRTVGDFQALQRTNSDMTPMSPLHPMGMGSMGNEMDFNTPLR; encoded by the exons ATGACGACAGCTGTGAAGAGGGCGTGCGATGCCTGCCATCGACGAAAGGTCAAATGTGATGGAATCAACCCATGTCGCCACTGCTCGGCTTCGCAGTTGGCTTGCACCTACAATGCCATTCCCCAGAAAAAGGGGCCCAAGGGGTCCCGAGCGAAGGTTATCAATGAACTCAAGGAGAACCAACGCCAGACGAGCCTCTCTTCGAAGCAGAACCCTTCCAACAGCCCGAGCTTGGCCCCTACACCCCGTTTGTTGACCAAGGAGATGATCAACGCTTGCGTCGAATTCTTTTTCGCCAATCTGTACCCCACCATGCCGATTCTGGACCGCCAACGCCTGGAGCAGGATATCATGTACATGGAGCAGAATATCGATAGCTACTGCCTCTTGACATCCCTGTGCGCCTTTGTGTCGCTCCAGCCCGGCATGGTTATGCCAAACATGGGCATGTCGTCCATGAGCGATCCTTTCAACCCGGACATGATGTTTGGCGGTGGCAACATTCTGACCTGCACGttgctgatggaggagacgatTCGGGTCCGGAAGAGCGAGGATTATGCGGCTTCgcgcaccatcaacaccctctgcACCGACTTTTTCCTGTTTGCTGTACACCACGGTCTGGAGATGCACGACAAGGCTTGGTTCTACTTGCGGGAGGCCACCACATTGGCGCACCTGTCGAGGATGAACGAAGAAACCCAGTACATGCAGTACGACAGCAATGACGCAGCCAGATGCAGACGTCTGTACTGGCTGCTCTTTGTCACTGAACG TGCCTACGCCTTGCAGCATCGTCGTCCCATGACTCTGGAAGcaaccatcaacctcccggCACATGCTGACCCCTCCAATCCTCACTCGCATCACATTCCCAGTTTCCTTCGCCAGATTCAGCTCTTCCATTCTTTCGACCATGGTCTACTTTCCATGTGGATGAAGACCAAGCGCGAATGCTCTGACTCGTATCTCACCAGCCTGGAGAAACAGCTGCAGGAAGTCCTGCCCCCATATCTCAACGATACTCAGGCCCAGCTGAACGAGATGTCAATCAACCTTCACTGGCTCAAGGACATGGCCTGGAAGCTGGGTCTTGCAAACAACAACGGCCATGATGCTGAGCTCTCTTACTCCTTTTTGCCAATGGTTGCACATTTCCCAGGAAATCTGGGCCTGCAGGGCTTTGGTTTCCTCGAGAAGCTGCTCAGCATCACATACGACCTCTCCGAAGCACTCTCTATGCAACCCGCTCCCAGGACGCCTTTCACCCCTGGCCCGCATGATCAGCTCCGAAAGATACTCAACATTGTCACGACTCTGCGCAACGGACAACACCACTTCCTGCCTCTGCTTCTCAGCAAGATACACGCTGCTTTGCCAAAGATGGCTAGCCCTATGCTGCAGAACGCCCCGGAAAGTGCGGCCTGCAATATCGATATTTTTGACGGGTTTGGAAACGCTGGCATGGCACAGCCCCCGGTTTACTCGCATGAGTCGTATGATAACAAATTTTCGATCCCACGAATCGAGGACCACAACTCTTCGGATTCTAACAgccccaacaacatcacTCCACCGAGCAGCAACGATATGAATTCGCCCTTTGTTAGCTCGCCACCCATCATGTCCCCCGGCGGCATGGACCTGCCTCATGGTATGCCATCCGACTTTACCTCAATGCCAGAAATGGTCATGAGTCCAATGAGCCATGCACCGCCGACCTCGTTGGGTGCCACTGTTGGCATGAACAACCACCAGACACAACACACACCGCTATCACCCTTTCCGAATCTGGGTTCGCAAATGCAAGGAATGagcaaccacaacatcaaccctccTCCGAATATAGGCCTCGCTTCTCAAAtgcatctccctcaaccgATGGGAGGGACAATAGGCTCCAATATCGGCAGCAACATGATGTCGAGGccacaagcacaacaacGGACAAGCAGCTTTGCACTCGGGCCCACACCGATTCGTACTGTAGGCGATTTTCAAGCACTGCAGCGGACCAACTCAGACATGACGCCCATGAGTCCGCTGCATCCAATGGGGATGGGCTCTATGGGAAATGAAATGGACTTCAACACGCCCTTGAGGTAG
- a CDS encoding hypothetical protein (EggNog:ENOG503P8HW) has translation MVSTNTSPIPVATFGKDPKVAEQVREKLLPDIEVVHCSLTLDSALAELPALCSGDTSVSPSSGLGTNAGASNSSSRKVPQAIFFGGGFTDDEYEQIVAAVQARAPGIHMVKVQKRDVLAAGSFGPNPDTIAKIYRKKMAALAAA, from the coding sequence ATGGTttccaccaacacctcccccatccccgtcgCCACCTTTGGCAAAGACCCGAAAGTAGCCGAGCAAGTCCGCGAGAAGCTCCTCCCCGACATCGAAGTCGTCCACtgctccctcaccctcgactCGGCCCTCGCCGAGCTCCCCGCCCTCTGCTCCGGGGACACCTCcgtctccccttcttccggCCTCGGCACAAATGCCGGTGCTTCCAATTCTTCCTCCCGCAAGGTCCCCCAGGCCATCTTCTTCGGGGGCGGCTTCACGGACGACGAGTACGAGCAGATCGTCGCCGCCGTCCAGGCCCGCGCTCCGGGCATCCACATGGTCAAGGTCCAGAAGCGGGATGTTCTCGCCGCGGGCTCGTTCGGGCCGAACCCGGACACTATTGCCAAGATTtacaggaagaagatggctgcTCTGGCGGCTGCTTAG
- the CCR4 gene encoding Glucose-repressible alcohol dehydrogenase transcriptional effector (EggNog:ENOG503NVSK; COG:K; BUSCO:EOG09260WGT) produces the protein MADGDRHPIQAFSSPLSSNFSSSSSIANGILLNSLLSHLVAAQPTAHSKTSASLGQNLRGMYGQGPQQGHNNRLSGAPGRGQPNIPPVQYQQYNYGQQPQGHPHQHHAHHHQNLQPDPGVHGLPAGNMGHSSYSTGAHQASSPFAGGSHPSGQTATTRGGSGQAISDSWGEQLKLYKQAQEAHQTMVEQHLPHYYARAKASDNKGVVYASEGTTTTEDQEVARNRPSYTTNKLVKRQDWHNLDLSGQGVRKIARALFSYDFLVELYIASNKITVLPPDIGKLRCLKVLEASHNELHELPPEIGMCTNLQQLILFNNHITSLPYELGFLYKLEMLGLHGNPLMNGSLKDEIMNKDTKSLINSLLVDAPVPPAPAPRLPITVQDDVASSLERVSVLTWNILCERYATKQMYGYTPPSALEWDYRKQLILDEIYDRNPDIVCLQEISRNAYENEFSPSLAKHGYRGIQWSRPKVKTLPNNMVGGVDGCATFWKTDKWIVLQKEMLDYSHLTITRPDLKQNHDVYNRAMGKDNIGTIILLESRVTGSRLIVANTHLAWEPDLCDVKLLQIACLMENITRLGDKWTRTPPMAIDKKQAIQGILEEGEERQELPPPGPSQEYRNNTDIPLIICGDYNSTPSSGVYDFLATGRLSHDHPEWLGRKYGNFTRDGVEHPFSIRSAYAHLRGGPHELSFTNYTPTFREVIDYIWYSTNTLELVSLLAPPDKQALTRIPGFPYYHFPSDHIQIMAEYVIRPRKDKRAVVEPDFGPSSRRT, from the exons ATGGCAGATGGTGACCGACATCCGATACAAGCCTTCTCGAGCCCGCTTTCGTCCAATttcagctccagcagctcgaTCGCCAACGGCATACTGCTCAACTCCCTTTTGTCACACCTAGTGGCCGCCCAACCCACTGCCCATTCCAAGACATCGGCGTCTCTTGGCCAAAACCTGCGCGGCATGTATGGTCAGGGGCCCCAGCAGGGGCACAATAATCGCCTCAGTGGCGCTCCAGGGCGGGGTCAGCCCAATATTCCGCCAGTGCAGTATCAACAGTACAACTACGGTCAACAGCCACAGGGCCATCCACATCAGCATCATGCGCATCACCATCAGAATCTTCAGCCAGACCCCGGTGTACACGGGTTACCGGCGGGGAACATGGGGCATTCAAGCTACTCCACCGGCGCCCATCAAGCCTCTAGCCCATTTGCTGGCGGGAGCCATCCTAGCGGGCAAACTGCCACCACTAGAGGTGGTTCTGGTCAAGCAATCTCGGACAGTTGGGGAGAGCAGCTCAAATTGTACAAACAAGCACAGGAGGCGCATCAAACCATGGTTGAGCAGCACCTTCCGCACTATTATGCACGGGCCAAGGCATCCGACAAcaagggggtggtgtatgCTTCCGAAGGAACGACAACTACAGAGGACCAGGAAGTCGCTAGAAACCGGCCCTCCTATACCACAAACAAGCTTGTCAAACGACAGGATTGGCACAACCTCGACCTGAGCGGTCAAGGGGTGCGCAAGATTGCGCGGGCCTTGTTCAGTTACGATTTTCTTGTAGAGCTGTACATTGCGTCCAACAAGATTACCGTCTTGCCTCCAGATATTGGCAAACTAAGGTGCTTGAAGGTGTTGGAAGCGTCTCATAACGAACTGCATGAACTGCCCCCCGAAATCGGCATGTGCACAAACCTCCAGCAGCTTATCCTGTTTAACAATCACATAACAAGCCTTCCGTATGAACTGGGCTTCCTTTACAAACTGGAGATGCTGGGTCTCCACGGCAACCCACTCATGAACGGTTCGTTGAAAGACGAAATCATGAACAAGGACACGAAGAGCTTGATCAACAGTCTTCTCGTTGACGCTCCAG TCCCCcctgctcccgctcctcgtcttcccatCACGGTGCAAGATGATGTGGCGTCTAGCCTTGAACGTGTCAGCGTTTTAACGTGGAATATTCTTTGCGAAAGGTACGCGACCAAGCAGATGTATGGCTACACACCGCCCTCAGCTCTTGAATGGGATTATCGCAAGCAGTTGATCCTCGACGAGATCTATGACCGCAACCCAGACATCGTCTGCCTCCAAGAGATCAGCAGGAACGCCTATGAGAACGAATTCTCTCCCTCCCTGGCCAAACATGGTTATAGAGGTATACAGTGGTCAAGACCCAAGGTGAAGACATTGCCCAACAACATGGTAGGCGGTGTTGACGGCTGTGCTACCTTCTGGAAGACCGACAAGTGGATTGTACTGCAAAAGGAGATGCTTGACTATTCacacctcaccatcacccgcccAGATCTCAAGCAAAACCACGACGTTTACAACAGGGCGATGGGCAAAGATAATATTGGGACAATTATCTTGCTGGAGAGCCGAGTAACAGGTTCTCGCTTGATTGTGGCCAACACGCATCTGGCCTGGGAGCCTGATCTTTGCGACGTGAAGCTATTGCAGATCGCGTGTCTGATGGAGAACATCACGAGGCTCGGCGATAAGTGGACACGAACCCCGCCGATGGCAATCGACAAAAAGCAAGCGATTCAAGGGATCCtcgaagaaggagaggagaggcaggagcTTCCTCCGCCAGGCCCTTCACAGGAGTATCGCAACAACACGGATATTCCTCTGATCATCTGCGGCGATTACAACTCTACGCCCAGCAGTGGCGTTTACGACTTTCTTGCCACTGGTCGTCTTTCCCATGATCACCCCGAATGGCTTGGTCGAAAGTACGGAAACTTCACGAGAGACGGTGTTGAGCACCCCTTCAGCATCCGTTCGGCCTATGCCCATCTCAGAGGTGGACCTCATGAACTTAGCTTCACCAACTACACACCAACCTTCCGTGAAGTCATTGACTACATCTGGTATTCCACCAACACGCTGGAGTTGGTGTCGTTGCTTGCTCCTCCGGACAAGCAGGCTCTTACGCGGATTCCCGGCTTCCCATATTATCACTTCCCATCTGACCACATTCAAATCATGGCCGAGTACGTGATCCGGCCCCGCAAGGACAAGAGAGCAGTCGTGGAGCCGGATTTTGGACCAAGCAGCCGGCGGACTTGA
- a CDS encoding hypothetical protein (COG:S; EggNog:ENOG503NZWR) — translation MEFLSGYAAAQSPFSAYTVEPPPNSSHRSRSKQPGRSNSTSGTQTKKRSRIHGHARTNSASTSSTGSGRTGDSNQQPSHPGHHHGTATAAASNNNINNNPAWLQHPGAPDAARPGVDAAAASPAAVTAPPFSARRDRHRERMSYQDKQLPATPRLNTVDASSRSPGSGSASEPASAQTPASASAAFSDRRMLHHAAAAMYDPGSKPPGPGPAGLPRSESVTSVGGVTTASGRTMISTEPPSSQEAAAHQLRPFVIRNGRTYISDQSLPYPLPVDLEELHRQNLKTMLLLQLYGRPICDPTFINKPPPRILEIGCGTGFWSMTCYRYYEARGQHANMSFTGLDIVPLAPPTGGPGVSESAESAPSALPGASAIRPDKDMNWTFVQHDLRKLPLPFPEGSFDFVMVKDMGLATSMVMQQGLVDEYIRVLVPGGTVEIWETDHTLRMLRPHVPEPPAGSGGAEGEAEDGDEAENGNDEQNIMEMGAYLMTANTPLSQPLNNFLLEYNGWISRTLEARGLFCMPCTVIGPLLIQEAEVLTGVGSTRLAIPLSEVRWEREGVGGVVTKDGKSYIDTKTRRLGKDGAPVGKALGPVATAVRRTALTVVVQQIQSMEHVLREVSGKSQDEWDAWMGKMMNDLVRENGPSWGECLEVGAWWAKKR, via the coding sequence ATGGAGTTCCTTTCAGGTTATGCTGCGGCTCAATCCCCTTTCTCCGCCTACACCGTCGAGCCGCCTCCTAATTCCTCCCATCGTTCCCGTTCCAAGCAGCCTGGCCGATCCAACTCGACCTCGGGCACACAGACGAAGAAGCGCTCTCGCATACACGGACACGCCCGTACTAACAGCGCCAGCACCTCGAGCACGGGCAGCGGCCGGACCGGCGATAGCAACCAGCAGCCATCGCATCCAGGTCACCACCAcggcaccgccaccgccgccgctagcaacaacaacatcaacaacaaccctgcGTGGTTGCAGCACCCCGGCGCACCCGACGCCGCCAGACCCGGAGttgatgccgccgccgcatctcctgctgctgtgacAGCACCCCCGTTCAGCGCCCGCCGTGATCGACACCGCGAGCGCATGTCCTACCAGGACAAGCAGCTAccagcaaccccccgccTCAACACCGTCGACGCCTCTTCGCGATCACCGGGCAGCGGTAGCGCTTCTGAGCCAGCTTCGGCACAAACACCAGCTtccgcctcggccgccttctCAGACCGACGCATGCTCCAtcatgcagcagcagccatgtACGATCCAGGATCCAAACCACCTGGGCCGGGACCAGCAGGTCTCCCCCGCTCCGAAAGCGTCACCAGCGTCGGGGGAGTAACCACGGCGAGCGGGCGCACCATGATCTCCACCGAGCCACCATCCAGCCAAGAAGCCGCCGCCCACCAGCTCAGGCCGTTTGTCATCCGCAACGGCCGGACGTACATCTCGGACCAGTCCCTCCCTTACCCATTACCCGTCGACCTGGAGGAGCTACACAGGCAGAATCTAAAGACGATGCTTTTACTACAATTATACGGACGACCTATTTGCGATCCGACATTCATCAACAAACCGCCGCCGCGCATCCTGGAAATTGGGTGCGGGACAGGATTTTGGAGCATGACTTGCTACCGCTACTACGAAGCCAGAGGCCAGCACGCAAACATGTCTTTTACCGGGCTTGATATTGTCCCTCTTGCGCCTCCCACGGGAGGGCCAGGGGTTTCTGAGAGTGCCGAGTCGGCCCCTTCCGCTTTGCCTGGGGCGTCAGCTATCAGGCCGGATAAAGACATGAATTGGACTTTTGTACAACACGATCTGAGGAAACTGCCGTTACCCTTTCCTGAGGGGTCGTTTGACTTTGTCATGGTGAAGGACATGGGCCTTGCTAcgtcgatggtgatgcaACAGGGTCTGGTAGACGAGTATATTCGGGTGTTGGTGCCTGGTGGAACGGTGGAGATATGGGAGACTGATCATACACTTCGTATGCTCCGCCCTCATGTGCCGGAGCCACCTGCTGGATCAGGTGGCGCTGAGGGTGAagcggaggatggtgatgaggctgaGAATGGGAATGACGAGCAGAATATAATGGAGATGGGGGCGTATCTCATGACGGCCAATACGCCGCTCAGCCAACCTCTTAATAACTTCTTGTTGGAATATAATGGGTGGATATCTCGCACATTGGAGGCGAGAGGGCTGTTTTGCATGCCTTGTACGGTTATTGGACCGTTGTTGATTCAAGAAGCGGAGGTCTTGACTGGAGTAGGGAGCACGAGGTTGGCGATTCCTTTGTCGGAAGTTagatgggaaagggaaggggttggcggtgtgGTTAccaaggatgggaagagcTATATCGAtacgaagacgaggaggctAGGGAAGGATGGTGCGCCCGTGGGCAAGGCGCTAGGGCCGGTGGCGACGGCGGTCAGGAGGACAGCgttgacggtggtggtgcagcaGATCCAGAGCATGGAGCATGTCctgagggaggtgagcgGGAAGAGCCAGGATGAGTGGGATGCctggatggggaagatgatgaatgaTCTGGTGAGAGAAAATGGCCCGAGTTGGGGAGAGTGCCTCGAGGTTGGTGCTTGgtgggcgaagaagaggtga